The Ochrobactrum sp. BTU1 region TGGAGCCACTGCATCGATCTCGGTTTTGAATGCGGCCAAGAGCATCCAAAGGATCGGAAAAAACATCAGGAGCGCAACAATCCAGCCAATTATGCCGGCGGAGACTGTGGCTTTGTTAAATTTACGTTTTCTAGCCATGCCAGCCTCTTAGTTATCCAGATTACGCGCAACGGTGCGAATGAGGAAAAAGGCAACTACATTAGCAAGGACAATGGCGATAACGCCAGCGGCCGATGCTCCGCCGATGTCCCATTGCAGAAGCGCTTTAAGATAGATGAAGTAGGTGAGCGTCGTGGTGGCAGTGCCCGGACCGCCAGAGGTTGTGACGAGAATTTCGGCGAAAATCGATAGGAGGAAAATCGTCTCGATCATGATGACAACGGAGATCGGACGCAAAAGATGCGGCAGGATGATGTAATAGAACATCGCTGGGCCTTTCGCGCCGTCAAGACGGGCTGCTTCCATTTGCTCGCGATCAAGAGACTGCATCGCAGTCATCAGAATTAACGTCGCAAAAGGCACCCACTGCCAGGACACGATCATGATTATTGAGGCCATCGGGAACTGCGAAAACCAATCGACAACCGGCAGGCCAAAGCTGCGCGAGATGAAGGCGAAGAAGCCATTCACCGGATGCATCAGAAGGTTTTTCCAGATCAAAGCCGATACGGTCGGCATAACAAAGAACGGCGCGATGACAAGAAGGCGCGCAACGTTCTTGCCGAGAAAATCCTGATCAAAAACAACTGCAAATAGGACACCGAATATAATGGATATAGCCAAAACAGACCCAAGGAGGATCAATGTGTTGGCAATGGCAGACCATAGGCCGGGATCGGAAAGAAGAAACGAGTAATTCGATACACCTGCAAAGCCGGTCACGAACGGATTGATGAGATTGTAATATTGGAACGAGAACCACAGCGTCATTGCCAGTGGAACAATCATCCATAAAAGCAGCACGATAACAGCTGGCGCAAGCAGAGGGCGGGTACGAATACTGCGGCGCGATCTGGATGCAAAACGAGATTTGATACCGACCACGGCGGCATTGTTAGATGGCATAGAATGCTCCTCCCTTCCCGCTCATGCTCTCACTCCACCAAGAGCGGTTACGGTTGAAGCGGCATCGTCAGGCCGCTTTTGTTCTTCCCTCTTGAGAATTTTAGGACGCAGAAGCGCTTCACAATCCTGCTCCAAATGCTCGTGAGCCTGCGAAGATTAGACCTGCTGAATGTTTTGAAGCCAAGCAGCAGGCCCTTTGGTCTGGTATCGGGTTACTTGATGTAACCGGCCTGTGTCATGATCTGCTCTGCTTGACGCTGAGCGCCATCAAGAGCTGCATCAACACTTTGCTGGCCAGCAACCGCCGAGGAAACAGCCTGACCGACAATTGTGCCGATTGCCTGGAATTCAGGGATCGCTACAAACTGGATACCAGTGTAGGGAACCGGGTCCTTGGTCGGCTTTGTCGGATCAGCAGACTCGATTGCCTTGAGAACTGTTTCAGCAAAAGGCGCTGCCTTTTTGTAGTTCTCGTTGGAATAGGTCGACTGACGTGTGCCCGGAGGAACAGCAACCCAGCCTTCCTTCTCGCCAACCAACTCAACATACTTCTTTGAAGTGGCCCACTTGAGGAACGACTTTGCGGCTTCCGCTTTACTAGTCGATGCAGGGATTGCAAGGTTCCAGGACCATGCCCAGGCAGAACCGTTCGGCGTTACGTCAATTGGTGCCTTGGTGAAGGCGACCTTATCCGCAACCTGGCTCTGCGTCTTATCATAGATCCGTCCAGCCGCAGACGTTGCATCAATCCACATTGCGCAATGGCCGGTAGAGAACAATGCCTGATTTTCGTTGAAGCCGTTCGAGGTAATTCCGGGAGGGCCTGCTTCCTTCATCAGATCGACGTAGAAGTTGATTGCCTTCTTCCACTCGTCCGAATTGATCTGCGGTTTCCACTGCTCATCGAACCAGCGACCACCAGAGGTGTTCACAAGCGTACCGAGATAGGCCATGTTCTCGCCCCAGCCCGGCTTGCCGCGCAGGCACAGACCGTACTGTTCTTTCGACTTGTCAGTCAGCTTAGTCGCAAATTCCTTGATCTGTGCATAGGTCGGCTCGTCCGGCATGGTAAGCCCAGCGGCCTCAAACAAATCTTTGCGATAAAGGGTAAACGAGCTTTCTGCGTAGAAAGGCACAGCGTAGAGCTTGTCTTCGACTGTTAGGCCGGCGCGGACAGGCTTGATCAGATCGTCGTAGTCGTAATCGTCGCCCAGATCGCCGACTTCAAGCAGCCATCCGGCCTTGCCCCAGATCGGTGCTTCATAGCCACCGATGGTCATGATGTCGAATTGCCCGCTCTTTGTAGCAATGTCAGTTGTGACGCGTTGGCGAAGAACGTTTTCTTCCAGAACCACCCAGTTTAGCTTGTTGCCGGTTTCCTTTTCCCATTCCGACGAAAGCTTCTGCATTATGATCATGTCGGCATTGTTGACCGTTGCGATGGTCAATTCTTCGGCCGATGCACTGCCTGCAATGATGACGCCACCTGCAACCGATGCAATAAGCCCGGCTATATAAGATTTGTTTCGCATCTCGTCTCCTCCTTTACGAATGCATAGCAAAATTCTTACATGTGTAAAATTTATCGCGCGGGGATCCGTGGCTTGTCAAGCACGGTTTTGGAATTGTGATTTGAAGTGCAAATTTTCCTCTTTTTGAATAATCTTGCTGCAGATTTTTTGACGACCCCCGCCGCCAAATTCCTCCCACATAAATTCTAGCACATCTGTAAATTCACTGCATCTCACAGTGTTAAATCATTTGTTTGCTTGACCTTTCCGTCCACGTTTGACACTTTGAGCCTATCTTGCAGGCAGGAGGACCAATGCAAGATGCCTTAAACTAACTTCTTGATTTTTCTTATCTTTATGCATCATATCCGGCGGTATCATGCGTAGGTGGATGCACTTGATAACGCTTCATTTGGCAAAATGCAGTCCAGTTTGGCATGTAAAAGCTGAATGAGCGCAGGACCGGGAATGATAGACAGGACAAAAGACGTGCGCAAAAATATTCGCACAATGGAGGATTTCTCTGAGTTCGTAGGGCTGTCCCGCCCGACGGTTTCCAAGTATTTCAATGACCCAGGCTCCGTTCGCCCGAAGTCCCGCACACTCATTGAGGCGGCGATTGAGAAGTCTGGTTTCAAGCCAAATCTTTTCGCGATCAACTTAAATAGGCGACGCACGACAATTCTGGGAGTTATCATTCCTAACCAGCTTGATCACTTCTACATGGCCATGACAAAGCGTCTGCAGACGCTTGCGGAACGCCATGGCTATTTTGCAATTGTACTATCGTCCGATGGCAACCCGGAGCTTGAAAAAGCAGCAATTGAGACATTGCGCTCCCTCAATGTCGCTGGAGCCATCATCGCACCTCTCGGCGAAAAATCGCAGCATTCCGCACTTACACGCCTAGCGGAAGATGTGCCGATTGTTTACGTCGACTCTCCGCTCGACAGCACCTCTCCTTTCGTCGGCACTGACAATTCCAAATCGTTTCATCTGATTGTCGACTATCTCTGTCGCTCAGGAAGCGAGCCTTGTTACTT contains the following coding sequences:
- a CDS encoding sugar ABC transporter permease, with amino-acid sequence MPSNNAAVVGIKSRFASRSRRSIRTRPLLAPAVIVLLLWMIVPLAMTLWFSFQYYNLINPFVTGFAGVSNYSFLLSDPGLWSAIANTLILLGSVLAISIIFGVLFAVVFDQDFLGKNVARLLVIAPFFVMPTVSALIWKNLLMHPVNGFFAFISRSFGLPVVDWFSQFPMASIIMIVSWQWVPFATLILMTAMQSLDREQMEAARLDGAKGPAMFYYIILPHLLRPISVVIMIETIFLLSIFAEILVTTSGGPGTATTTLTYFIYLKALLQWDIGGASAAGVIAIVLANVVAFFLIRTVARNLDN
- a CDS encoding sugar ABC transporter substrate-binding protein; translated protein: MRNKSYIAGLIASVAGGVIIAGSASAEELTIATVNNADMIIMQKLSSEWEKETGNKLNWVVLEENVLRQRVTTDIATKSGQFDIMTIGGYEAPIWGKAGWLLEVGDLGDDYDYDDLIKPVRAGLTVEDKLYAVPFYAESSFTLYRKDLFEAAGLTMPDEPTYAQIKEFATKLTDKSKEQYGLCLRGKPGWGENMAYLGTLVNTSGGRWFDEQWKPQINSDEWKKAINFYVDLMKEAGPPGITSNGFNENQALFSTGHCAMWIDATSAAGRIYDKTQSQVADKVAFTKAPIDVTPNGSAWAWSWNLAIPASTSKAEAAKSFLKWATSKKYVELVGEKEGWVAVPPGTRQSTYSNENYKKAAPFAETVLKAIESADPTKPTKDPVPYTGIQFVAIPEFQAIGTIVGQAVSSAVAGQQSVDAALDGAQRQAEQIMTQAGYIK
- a CDS encoding LacI family transcriptional regulator, with the protein product MEDFSEFVGLSRPTVSKYFNDPGSVRPKSRTLIEAAIEKSGFKPNLFAINLNRRRTTILGVIIPNQLDHFYMAMTKRLQTLAERHGYFAIVLSSDGNPELEKAAIETLRSLNVAGAIIAPLGEKSQHSALTRLAEDVPIVYVDSPLDSTSPFVGTDNSKSFHLIVDYLCRSGSEPCYFSMPDVNNNAIKRQKAYCTAMETLGYDPRIVELEQSCSWDFEQYAFQQAARILREKGRFPTSTILCSNDRIAFGVTSALWQAGLKVGRLNDCDIRVAGHDNNPLSEYTCPPLTTVAQDYNEIGRLAIELLFRTLGETTESGHSLPKENHILLNAEIKLRLSA